CTCCTCACAAGCAAATTTACTTGTTACGGAGGTTCATTTTTGGACCATCTGGACACACCTACACAAGTTGTCTGGCATGGAGTGTTTGGTGCACACGTGTACTCTGGGTCCAGGGAAAAGCCATGTTTACACTAAGGCAAAGGAGTAGCTTAAGGAATGAGGCACAGAGGAAAGCACAGTACTGACTCCCTGTAAAAGTCTGAAAAAGACCCCCACCTCACCCAGAAACACTCAAAAGAGTCACCCCTGTATagccactctgagccatttcccGAGACCCAGCTCGCCACAGAGGCCCAACTCTCCATAGACTAGAAATCTCCAATACACTCCAACGTTGCTTCACTGTCTCCTCCAGATCGCAATCTCATTGAATCACCTTCTCAGGACCCCTTTAAGCCCAGAGGCAAAGAGGATGCCTCCCAGATAAAGTTAAGAATATCAAGATTGATTTGCCTCCTTAATATCCCTCCCCAAATCCAGTTTGAATCACCTGGTCAGGCAAACATCCTTTTTGGATTTTTCAATTCCAactgtttggttttaatttgtcTTTGGTCCTCCTCAGGAAATGTTCCCAGGTATGCTCTTTGAGATCCTGGAATCAACCCTCTAAAATATGCCCCGCCCCCATATTGGCACAATCTTTCGGATTCATTCTCAAGACTGTCTTCCTTCTGGGCTTTTCATCCGTCCCCAGCATCCTTCCTTTGGAATCCTGGCTTGCTTGTGCTTCACCAGACGGGTAGTTTAGGAAGCCACAGCCCCTCCCTTCCATGCCTCTGGGAGCTTATTGTTTGTCTTCCCCCAGACGCTCTTCCCACCCTCTATATTAATGGGTGTGGggcggggagagtgagtgagtgagtgagtgagtgagtgtgcatgcacgtgtgcgTGCGAATGAAGGTACAATCAGCTAGATCAGGACCAGGGCTTCCCTCAAGCAGGCAAATTTCCCCAGCCAGCAACCTCTCTTTAAGGGCCAGTGGGCCTCAGCTTTTTCTGCCAAGTGCATTCCCTGAATGATAAACTCCTTTTAAATTGAAAATAGTTCTCCATTCCAACCCTGGCGCTCACCTGACAAGCCAGGGAGTACCTCTCtccagaccagcccagaaatgatCACTTCCACCCTCTTTACTGGCCCCCAAAATCAGAGCATAGCTGGAAAGCCAAGCCACAGCCTGGCCCCAGAATTAGGGAGCCGTTTCTCCTGACATTCCCTGTTTAGTTTGAGTGGATTTCTCTCTCAGATTTGCCCCACTCTTTCCCCTGGAAGTCCAGCAGGACCAGTTTTGATCTTGTGCCCAAGTCTTTTCGGGTGTCTTAGAGTCTAATTCAGTGCTTCCGTCTCCCCCCAAGGAGTTGGGCTGCGGTGTCTTCCCAATGCCAGTTAGTCTGCTCTGTCTTTCAACTACTTCTCTTGACCCTTTCTTGTTTGTGACTTGTCTCTGCAGTcccctccaactttgctccaCTTGCCCTCAGGGAGTCCAGATGGGCTCAGGCTGTCATGGCTCCCCAAGCTTTGCCAGTGTATCTGGCCACTGGTCTGGGTACCCATGTGGTCCTCTAGTCTGACCCACACTCTCTTGTTCCCCTGATGTTGTCTCTATGTTTGTCTTAttcccttcctccagtccctggatTCCCTCTGTGTCCCTGGACTTGTTTGGATTCAAGATCTTTTCACCTTCCATTCTGTACTGACCCTTCTTGCTCTCTCTTAACTCAATTCAAGCTGGATGCTGTTAACCCTGTCTTCTCTTTGGcctcccttccctgctccccctctCCAGGCCTTCCTGGGCCAGAAACCCAAAGCTAGTCGGGTTCCCTTCTTAAGAACACCCAGCTGGCCCTGTGGAAGTCCAGATGGACTCAACTTGCTCTCGCTTCCTGGACTTGTTCAGAAATGCATTGCCAGTTGGTCTGGTCCCACATGTGGCCATCTAATCTGACCCACATGGTCTTCCTCCATCTAATGTTGCTCTGTACATGCTCTGTTCTTTTCTCTGGTTTCCTGACAGACTCTTTGCCACTCTAGGGACCGGAGTTCACCCAGGTTCAATGTCTAGCTTCCTCCTCTGTCATCCTGGACCTGTGTACTGACCCTTGCTGCTTGTATGCCTGATTTCTCTCTCTAACCCTGCTTGTCTTGtcttccccttttcccttcccctACAGACTGCATGTAGTGTAAGCACATGTGTAGCTAGCTACATGTATTCATTTAATTAGCCAGGTAATCAAAGGTGCAGGGCAAGCAACAGCACCTAGACATGTGTGTTTCATCTTAAATGTCCAGTGTGATGTGAGGAGGACCCTCATGGCCAAATCATTCAAGCCTCATTCTCTCTATTCAATACAATCTATTATTATACAGTTCCTGATTGTTCagccagtttaaaacaaaacctgTTAATTACTTCACTAACAGGTAATTAAAACCTGTTAATTACTTCACTAAGAGCTGGGGCAACTTGTTACACTCTCATGGTTGAGAATTCTGAATGCCCCCCGCCCAAAGCTGAACTGAAGGGAATTGGAGTCCCATGCAAGGAAGAAGGAGCTTCCGGCTACCTTTCCCCATCAGTTATCTccacttttctctctccttaGCACTAATTTTGCCTAGGACTGTGGAGGGCAGAGAAAATTTAAGGGATGCTAATAGTGCTGAGGGAAAACAAACATGAAAATAAAGAACAGATAAAGAAAGGTGACGGGCCGAGCTCCGGCTCCTGCATGTGGGATACCATCTCCTCCAGCTTGTAGCAGGAAAAGCCAGGAAAAGAATTCTCAGGCAGACAGAACTGGGCTGCTCTAATGGTGAGTATAACATGCAGCCTGGCCATAGCAAAGCAGTATTTAACATAAGCAGTTAAACAAGGGCTTTGCTTCTATCGAAACAATAAGACtgacacaaaaataaaatactatGCTATCTCATTCTGATGCCCCTTACCTGCTCAGCAAGAAGTTGCCTACGTCCCATTAGAAACTGTTTCTGTTGCTCCATTAACAAATGCTTTTGTTGCTGTTCCCGCTGATCTAGCAGCATTTGGTGCTGCTTCATTACAGCTGCTTGTTGCTGATTGTTGAGATAGGCTGTGTTACCATGGTTACCTGCCATGGAAACATTGGGAGGCTGTGCATTCACACCAGGGCCAGGAACAGAAACAGGAATGCGAGGAACACTCGCAGAAGGATTCTGATCCTACAAAAGCAGAGACAATGTTGGATAGTTTACTTCAAACACATAGTATTAAGTCTATGTTTCTGTTTTTAAGGGAGAACATAAGATACACATAGTAGCATAGCTGTTTGTCAAAAAATGAAGTGAGGTTCAGTGCTGCTTTGATTCCAACCGACATTCTCTTGATCAGAACACCACCTCCCTTATGCATTGGCACAAAGCAGAACTGGACAAAAATAATGCTTTAAATAGTAAGTCATATTTTCATACACTATGAAGTCAAGAAGAAAACACATACATTTCTTGCCTTTCAAGTACCTTTTAACACTGATTTATAGCTTAAGGCAAACTAGATGTGAACTTGAGTGGCCAAGAtgacaaatgaatacaattcctTCTTATTACATTCTTGGAGATTTACTCAGCTTCAGATCTGCGGAGACTAAAAGCTGCTCTTGATGATGCAGTCACTATACATACCGGCAGGTACACAGAAACAAAAACCACACATCAGAGCCTGTTCCCAGACTAGCCAATATACAGAAAATGGCTCAGTGTGTGGAGCATCTGCCACCCAGAGGCAGTTTTAAGGAAGCTCATTGTGAGAAGTAACCCAAAAGGTTCCTATATTAGATATGAAAAGGAGTCATTAAACAGTGGTAATACCCCCTATCCCAATGTGCAGGAAAACCCAAAAGACAGAGCAGAAACACAGCACACACCCTTTCCATCACAGCACAGGAATTCACCTCCCCTTCCTGTTGCCCTCTCACTGAGACCCTAGCCTAGCATAACAGGTTACAAATAGGAGAAAGGGCATATGCAGACATTTCTGGCTATGTGTTTAAGGAGGGGATGAAATACAGAAGTACATTACTTGATCTTTTCTTATTACATGCTCCGTATATTTACCAGGCAGGCAAGAAATAGGATGCTCAATCAAATTCCACACTGAATAAAGCAGAGATGGGGATTTCTTTGCCCTCCTAGGTTCTAGAAGGTTTAaggcagggtaggcaaccttggctctccagttattgttgaactacaattcccatcatcttcagtcacaatttattttggctgggaatgatgggagttgtaattcaacaacagctggagaaccaaggttgtctacccctggTTTAAGGGATCAAATAGCACCAGTAATATTAGTTCTGGCCCCCGGTTTGAGAGGGCCCtaagcaaactgccctccatgggttCGCTCCTACTGAATGGCCCTGAGAGAAtcactctgctgctgccaccaccacacaaaagTAAAAGGGAACAGAGATTATCTCCGGGACCAGAAATAGGCTCTTTTGAGGGTCCTGGGCAGCTGCCCAACAATGTCAACCCGACAGCATTCCCAAGTTATATAACAGTTCCAACACGAACTGTTTTGGTCACATCCATAGTCACAACCTCCAACTACAGTCAACTTCCCATGCAATTAATAAGGACCCAAAGGAGAACAAACCTCAATCCTAGGCAAGCCAATTCAAACAGAAGGTCTTTTTAAATACAAATTGTCTTCTTACAGTATTTAAATATATTGTATTTCACAGATCTTGAAGAATTTTAAGTTACCTTTAAACCTCAATTTAATGGCAGACTGAAACATAGTGAACATTTTAAATCAGAATCTATCTATCATGAAGTTACTTATTTAGAGGAAACTAGGAACAGCATATTTATCTCCCAATGAAAGACTAGTATGGTTATCATTGTCATTCTCCTCTTTACAATAAACCCCAACACATGCAATTAAACATGTACCTAGTTTACACAACTGCGCCATATATTCTCACCCTCTCTCATTTACAATAGCTTACTACTACTATAGGCACTTACCTGACTGTGTGGTACTAGAGGTCTATAAGCAATATTTCCAGGTTTCTGCTTCATTACAAACATCCCATTCTGCTCATCATTCATATGGGGTAATGTGGGTTGTTGACGCTGCTGTGGCATATATGCCAACATAGGAGTCTTGTTCTGTCCAGGTATAGTCACTCCCTGACCACATTCTTTGTAATGGGAAAGAGGTTTCGTGTTCCCATAGTCTAGTACAGAGCTTTGACTAGATACAGAAGTCTGGTTCAAGCTGTTTGGCTGATGACTTAGCATATTTCCACCATGGAAATTGCCTCCAGCCCTGGGAGAACTCTTGTTTGGCATATTGGACATCATGAGTTTCTGGTTACTGAAGTCCTGCTGGTAAACTGAAGGACTAGTTGGATTTTCAATAGTGTATGGGACAGCTAATGGACTGTGAGATGGTCCAGACTGCTGCCAGCTGGAAATCTGGTTGGGTTGGTGGACCTGTTGTTGGTTCTGTAACAGCTGATCTCGCTTCTGCTTGGCAGCGATCTGCTGGAGCTGTTTAGCAGATGACATCTCTTTGGCACTCCCCGTACTCTGTCCAGATAGCAATGAACTAGATAGAGGTCTCTGCACGTTTTGAGGCTGGTTTGATGACTGCATCATTGACTGGTTGGGATTTTCAGTCACTGACTGATTGGAAGGCTGAAACATACTTTGAGAATTACCAGCGGCTGGAGAAGCAGCACTAACAGGTACGGAAGAGGTCCCCATGTATGTTgtgccagaagaagaagaagatctgaCTTGTGGAGATCCCATCTGCTCTTGCTCAAAGTCTGCTGGGGAAAATTCAGTCTTTATAATGATGTCTTGtggtaatggagtttgtgcagcTGAATTTGAAGGATCAACATCCTTCTTCTCCTCAAAGTCTTCAGTAAATAGATCTTTCATGTCTTCATCAGGCACTGATCTGTTAAGTTCATCAATGAGTTCCTTCCACTCTTGCTCATTAAGGTTAAGATCAGACATCAAGTTGTTCTGAGATATAGAACTTCCTGCTCCGGCAATCATACAAGGAAGGTCATCTGGTTCTTGTTTGAGCTCCTTGTTAATAGCTATAGCGAATGAGTCATCAGCATCATTGCTTCCATTCAACTGAAGGTTAGGGTCTGGCAGACACTTTTTGCTAATACCATCTAGCCCCATGGAATGTTTTCCATTAAGCTGTAAAGTGTCTCCACTGGAAGATTTGCTGTCAAGCTGGTGCCGAGGTGAAACAGGAGGAATTCCATTGGAAGAGCCACTCAATCCACCAAGACCATCATCATGGCGCAATTTCTTGGGCACAGAAAACATGTCCCCATAGCCATTCTGCTGGTCGCCATTCTGAGGGGAAACTGAACTATCAAGTTTCCTTTTCACTGTCTCATGAAGctgctgaaaaagaaacacaatttaAATTAGTTTTTATGCCTCCCAGAATGTGATTATCTTTGTTTTCTAGGCTAGCAGTCAGTCTATTAAGTTAACATTCAAGAGCAGCCttggacatatttctgagaacaCAGATGCTTCCTCAACCCTGCTTTACCCACCTGGGCTCCATCTCCTCATGCCTCCACCCTTGCTCCAGTGCTACGGAGTGTATTAAATGAACTTGCAGCCTAGGAACCCATGAAATGGTAACCTAAGCAGTTATGAACCTGACAGCTTGCTAGATGGGAGATCACTGAAGCCGCATGTAAGAGCAGGAATGAAAATAAACAGTCTTATACAAGTCCCCTTGTTGTCTTAAAGCCATTTGGGGAATCGTCTCCCCAGGGAAGCTCATGCAGCACCTACTTTGTTATCCTTTCAGCACaagaaaaaaaatttattttatttttccacaCTTCATTCCTTAGTGAATTGTTTTAGTCCTGCTTTCATCTGCTGTCCTCTCTTACACTGTATTATGATTGGCTGATGTGTTGTACTGTTTTAACTTGACAACTGCACTGGAAATATTTTATCAGAAGTGGCAtataaattcttttttaaaatgggctAGTGGTTGCTAGAGACTAGAAGAGAGTGCTATACATGCAGCCCCCACAGTGCTGCCTTATGGTtaagaacagtagtacatcaCTCCCCTTGTCACTCTCGTAGCCTTAAGGGGTTCCTCACCCCTTGCAGCTAGAAGAGAAAGcaccatattcattcattcattcattcattcatttgatttctatactgcccttccaaaaatggctcagggcggtttgcacagagaaataataaataaataagataagatggctccctgtcaccaaagagctcacaatctaaaaagaaacataagatagacaccagaggcattgtgttgggggtggatagggctagttactctgcccctgctaaataaagaatatcaccacgttaaaaggtgtctctttgccaagttagcaggtgttatGAGCAACTGCCACAGAACAGCGCATGTAGCAAGGAGGCTGCATGTGATATTAGtgcagtttcattcattcattcattcaatttctacaccgcccttccaaaaatggctcagggcggtttacacagagaaataataaataaataagatggatccctgtccccaaagggctgaaaaatgaaacacaagatagacaccagcaacagtcactggaggttctgtgctgggggtggacagggccagttactctccccccctgctaaataaagagaatcaccacgttaaaaggtgcctctttgccaagttagcaggggttagcagtttGTCAACAAGATACTCAGCTACTACTCACCCCAGTGAAGAAACAAATTGTATGGTGTCCAAAATCTGCCTCTCAAGTACCATATATTAGATCATCCAGATCTAATAGATTGCCTATTAGATAACTAATTAGCAGATACTTACAAGTATAATTCACTTCTGAAATTCCAATTtctaaaaaaagaggggggggaacTACACAGAATAATGAAGCCTTTTAGTCTTCAAAATTTTTGCTCTAAAAGTATAGcatgcaattaaaacaaattgcTTTGCAGCAGATGTGTGTATTCTCAGAAACTGAAAAACTCTTGAGCAGTATTTGTAGCTGGGAAAGATGggaatagttcagcaacatctggagaaccctaggttgggaaccactgctctagaccaATGTTtttcaacgtttttggagtcatggactggtacattcattgtgagcagtttcctggaccagcagttagtaaaatGTAAAGTGGTCACACACCCCATAACAATTTCAAGCCGGGTGGGGGACACACTGCTGCTGGGAggtctccagagctcatttctaggcaggcagcactcgctgctgggataacactcatttagcttcctcgaaatgaactttatcccagcagcgagggctgcctgcctagaaatgagctctggagagctcccagcagcagtggcccccaccagctcgaaactgttttgtggggggattaattcctcatggaccagcactcaactcctcacggaccgGAACCAGTCCACGGACTGATGATTGAGAAATACTGCTCTAGACcatcaattatagctatgtctACTTCTGAAGTTTGGCTCTAATGCACACACTGCTACATAATCTCAAAACAACACTAGACCTGAAAATTCTATCAAGGTACATACAATTGCACCTATTCGTTTCAGATGGCTTCAAACCTGACAAAGACATTGAAGAGCAAACTGAATTCAGGAGAATATATTGCACAACCACAATGGAAGGCTGTCCTGAAAACCATTTCCTCATAATATATTGACCTATGACTTTGGCTTCTTCAACAGAAAATTGTATTTCATATTCCCTGTTCTAAAACATTATTTTGTGCACTTTTCAAACTGACAAATGCTGAAATGCAGCTGTTCATAAGTTACTGTACCCTGCATGTTTTGGAAGCACTCATTCTATTTGGAATGAGTCATTGACAGAATCACTTTAGTCTTGCCTTTGAAGCTATAATTCCTATTCAGTCAACTTATTTTGGGACACATTCTTACAACTTGATCACTTCCAAAACCACTACTCATAGATTTCAACGTTGTTTGTAGCAATACAAAGGAAACTGTATCCACCACTAAGTTCCACCTATAATTGATTACTGCTTTAGAGAGCTTCTAGATCTATCCATGAAAAAATCCATAATAAAAACATTTCCATGATCAAGTAATTCAGTTCAAGTACTTGGTTACTTAAAAATCTTTGAGATAAAATGAATATGGTATAGTGTTTTAGTGTTTGACCTGTATATTTTGTAAAAACATGGCAAATCAGATCACATTTTATTTAGGGCATCACAAAAATTACATTTGCAAAATTTTCTGAGAAAAATGTCTTATGTAAATTTTGTACAAataatttccacacacacacaatttcccccAACTGCAAAATTTCCAGTAAACCTCCATCAATGATGAATAAAAATTATATACCATAGTCTAGAGAAATTCATCACAATGTGGCAACCATTTCTAGCACTGTGCTCCAacgaaataataatattatactCGCTTGTCTAATTCTTGCCTATATGAAAACacagtttgtttttcttttttccttttaaggTTGATGGCTGTTTTATTTCTCCACTAGGTTTGACTTTTTTTCATCATATAAAGTCAACTATATTCACTTAGTGATGgtttggggaggaggagaggcttgCTAACTCAGAAGATATGAGAACTGCTGACTTTAAAGGATTATACACTCGAGATCTTATGTTGAATCACCAATCAGGGAGGGATATGGGGTTTCTGTGTGTGGCATGCTATGGTATTATCTTTACAATGagttaaattagtcatgactaacttaatctggatcctgcccaatatATACAAGAAAGTGTAAAAGcactttttttgtggggggacaACATTCCTGACCCACTACAAATAATTTGAGAGAGCAGCTTTTACTATGTATCTTTGGGTTTATCTAGAAGGGACTATAAATTCACTGGTCAATGTTCCTGTATAACATGATGGATGAATTCAAAAGAACATTTCCCCCCAAGGCAATAGGTTTTGTGCTCACCTGAGCACACATGAACTCTTACTTTCTAGTGCCCTCTAGAAATAACTAGAGGGAACAGCTTCAAATTATATTTAACTTTATAAGCACAAAATGTTTGTTCCCTAGTTCCTCAAAATTACAATACTAATACTATAGAATCTCCTTGCCTATGCATCTATCATGAATAAGAATTCTCTGTCAAACACAATGAGGTTATCATGGGATCTTAGAATGTGAAATAGAATGTCTGCTTCATATAAACAACAAAGAGACTTGTGACACCTTAAAAACAAATAGATGTATTGTGACATAAGCTTTCATGAACACCCTCTTCATCAAATGCATGAAGTATACTCTTTGAATGACAGATTATagacgtgtgtgcacacacactagaTATAGACAAGAAAAGTGTAAAAACGGTGGTACCAAATAGTAGGCCCATGCACATAGGAAATTGTTGGGAGGGATCAACATGATCACTCAAAATAATAGTCAATTTTTCCAACATTCCGTCGGGCAAAAGAGAAACTACATTCTCTTTCATCTAGTTAAACAGCCAGCCCAGTGCCTCTCAATGGAGAGGTGCTATAATggacatttaaaaattaaacagcCCTTCTGGTACCTCTCAGCTGAGTGGCACCATGCAACAAATGGTGACCCACTTTTCAGCTGGCTGCAGTCAGCAGAGAAGTGGATTGGCATTTGCAAGGTTGGGatgaaaaaggggggaaatcaaacCCCCTTTACCTTTTACATCCTAATCCTGCAAATGACAATTCACTTCTCTGCTGGCTACAGCCAGCTGAGAAGCAAGTTATCATCTGCATggtgcctctcagctgagaggtgctGTGCACGCCATATGAAAATTAAATTGCCAGTGCGCTGCCTCAACGTGATCAGACAGACAATGTTGGAACTTAAATAAAGTTCCACCATGACAGGAGAATTTTAATCAGAGTTCTGGAGGTCAAGGGTCCCTCCTGTGGTGGTGGAACTCCTTCAGATAACGCTTGTTGGGGCTGACATATCTGTCAGACCAATAGCTGTCAAATACATGGCAAAAGGTAGGATATATTGTACAAGACAGCTGCTTTTGTTGCAACAGATTAACATGGCTATCCCTCTGGAAGTTATCTCCATATAACCTGATAAAGAACTTTAGCACAAATAACACACTaggaacattggtccatctagctcagtattgtctacatagactggcagcggcttctccaaggctgcaggcaggaatctctctcagctctatcttggagatgccagggagggaacttggaacctagatgctcttctcagagcggctccatcccctaaggggaatatcttacaatgctcacacatctagtctcccattcatatgcaaccaggttaaaccctgcttagctaaggggacaagtcacttgCTAcctaaagaccagctctcctctcctagcccTACAGCTCAGGGATGGTGCACAGTAGTGGTGTTGTCCAAAACCACCTGCACTACTTTCCCTTCAACAAGAAGTCAGGAGGATTTTAGAGCTAGAAACAGTGCCAGAAGATCCAAGCAGTTTAGGTGAAGGCATTGCTGCCTCTCTGTCAATTTGTTGCTTATTTTGTAACCTTGGCAATGCATTTCCTATCCACTTAAGGAGGCATCTGATGTTGCCCACCAGTGTGGGCATGGGGGGCTGAAAGGATATCCTTACCTTCAAGTTTCTGCTCTCTATCCACCATAGCAAAACATCATACACTGTGTCTGGAATTATCAGCTTCAGTTATGATTGATTCTGTGACTGGTGATTGTACACTCTCAGGAACTATGTCTGCAgtggccaggggcagagccaccattgggccaacgggttctaagaacctgggccacgcccaatcagggCCCCCGACactccccctgcgtctgacatcagacgcgcggtgtgtgtgtgtgtgtgtgctagtttagctcctgagcgggggccacaTGACCCCGTCGGGAGTTGAACTtcaactcctgaacggagcctcaaggctccatttgggagccagaccacgcacCCTGTATCTGAGGTCagtctgggggcatggctagcccgcGTCTGACCTCAGACgcggggtcagtggggcagtcGCCACGGCCACACACGGGCTGCCGTCGGTCCCGCTCCGCACCTGGCAGTGGCCACATCCTCAGTTTCACATAGAGCACAGTGGCTGTACATGATGCCATTAGATCTAGCAATATCCATTGTAGCATTTGTTTCACGTTTGCATCAAGTACCATTTGTTTCGTGTTTGCATAAATTCTGCTGTCTGCATAATTCTTAGTTTCTACCTACCTAACCCTGCAGGTAGGCCCTTTTATCTTTCCACATCCAATATTGCTCCAATGAATTTTATTCCTTTCACTGGTGtcaattggggtttttttgtaattGATTCTTACCCTAGGATCTTCCAACAGTGAAGTCATACTGTCTAAATTTGCCTATACTTCTCCTGGCATTTCTACTGTCATCAAGCAGTCATCTAAATATGGAAATATCTCCATACCGTCCCCTATTAAGTAAGCCACTACTGTGGCCACACACTTTGAGATAACCCAAATGAGAACACCTTGTACTGATATACCGGATGTCCCACTGTGAACTTAGGAATTTCCTGTGTTTGGGGGCGTATCTGAATATGGAAGTACCACATTATTGAGGTCACAAACCTCCGGCTTCCCACAAGTAATGGTAATACTGCGTGAATAGAAATAATTCTGAATTTTGTCATTTTCACAAATTTGATCAGTCAGATCCTGAATTGGGTGGATACTTCCATTTTTCTTGAGAATCTGGATGTATCTGAAGTAGGAAACCCACCCCCTGGATCATCTTGTTTTGGTAGTGCCTCTATAGCATTTTTCTCCCGTAAAGATACTACCACCTCTAAAAGAGTTGGGGTAGGGTGTGTATACTTCACTCCCTGGAATCTTGGTGTGGAGTGGAATTCTATTGCATAGCCTTGTTTAATTATGGCCAACACCCATTCGTCCACTGTGATTAACTTCCAATTCTTTTGGTACTCTGCCAAATTCTGGATCTTTGTTGTGTATTATGTTGTGCCATTTGTTTCActgttgtgctatcaagttgtCACAGATGTTGTTTTTGATTGTCTTGTGTCTTTGGTGAGACATCACTTGCTTTAACTTCTGTGAGTAGTTGTGCCTTGGATTTCTGTTCCCTTTCCCTCTTGTCCTGTGACGATTTATATTGTTGGTTATACTTTTTGTAGTTTTAGGAATAAGTTTGCTTATTTCTAGAACAATATCCTTGTTGACTTAATATTGCAAATGATTTTGcagtaaattttgattttttccaACTTTTTAAAGGTTTCATCTGTTTCTGAACTGAATAATCCCTCACCATCGAAAGGCAAGTCTTCAGTTTTCTCTGCAGATATGAggattgtaattttaaatatgtatTGCTAAGTAAGATGTGGAACAGAATCTTCAATCCATACCATCTAAATTCCTTCACTCTTTGTCTACAGGTGCAGAATGTTCTTGACTAGATAATGAGGAggaatgacaggttgcttacctgtaacttgagttcttctagtggtcatctgtgctcttatacgaatgggctttgtgcctgggcagagaccacatcggagcttccaagctagagttcttaaCTTTTGACAGTAACCCTGCCCCCTCAGTAAATAGGCAGCcgcgcgggcttccctctccagtcttctgagtccgcaatct
Above is a window of Hemicordylus capensis ecotype Gifberg chromosome 2, rHemCap1.1.pri, whole genome shotgun sequence DNA encoding:
- the MAML1 gene encoding mastermind-like protein 1 isoform X1; this translates as MVLPPCPMAEFVVPRHSAVMERLRRRIELCRRHHSACESRYQAVSPERLELERQQTFALHQRCLQAKAKRAGKHRQPPPPAAPQPTAPSQPALPAPAPGAVGSTSASSDRPGINGLDADTAGGEQQQQQHGRSSALIAQLHETVKRKLDSSVSPQNGDQQNGYGDMFSVPKKLRHDDGLGGLSGSSNGIPPVSPRHQLDSKSSSGDTLQLNGKHSMGLDGISKKCLPDPNLQLNGSNDADDSFAIAINKELKQEPDDLPCMIAGAGSSISQNNLMSDLNLNEQEWKELIDELNRSVPDEDMKDLFTEDFEEKKDVDPSNSAAQTPLPQDIIIKTEFSPADFEQEQMGSPQVRSSSSSGTTYMGTSSVPVSAASPAAGNSQSMFQPSNQSVTENPNQSMMQSSNQPQNVQRPLSSSLLSGQSTGSAKEMSSAKQLQQIAAKQKRDQLLQNQQQVHQPNQISSWQQSGPSHSPLAVPYTIENPTSPSVYQQDFSNQKLMMSNMPNKSSPRAGGNFHGGNMLSHQPNSLNQTSVSSQSSVLDYGNTKPLSHYKECGQGVTIPGQNKTPMLAYMPQQRQQPTLPHMNDEQNGMFVMKQKPGNIAYRPLVPHSQDQNPSASVPRIPVSVPGPGVNAQPPNVSMAGNHGNTAYLNNQQQAAVMKQHQMLLDQREQQQKHLLMEQQKQFLMGRRQLLAEQEKQRHHQEQQLQRHLTRPPPQYQDQTQNPYQQQVGQFTGSSPAMAGVNNLGQSNSSSPRMFPQTQNMIQIGAGHSSVSSNSAQQDRGVTQYTSMQNIQRGGLYNMAPGMTQMVPQHANPSANGQPQMQRQPGLAQGTALPAGYGQSSLGNASISHQHSKGALNSTLSKPQMARMPTAIGAQNPSWQHQGRSNMNNQAQGNSGLGTFTASSTFHMQQTHLKMTNQQFAQGMPQVSLNTSRPMASMNSAVSGQMLSSISAQQRTNPPTQQPVPSQQVLPGMSQAVPDLTTFSQNQNQQLPNRANLHCSQGYPVRTAGQELPFAYSNQSGNNGLQSLTGDTDIIDSLLKNRTSEEWMNDLDELLGNH
- the MAML1 gene encoding mastermind-like protein 1 isoform X2 — encoded protein: MVLPPCPMAEFVVPRHSAVMERLRRRIELCRRHHSACESRYQAVSPERLELERQQTFALHQRCLQAKAKRAGKHRQPPPPAAPQPTAPSQPALPAPAPGAVGSTSASSDRPGINGLDADTAGGEQQQQQHGRSSALIALHETVKRKLDSSVSPQNGDQQNGYGDMFSVPKKLRHDDGLGGLSGSSNGIPPVSPRHQLDSKSSSGDTLQLNGKHSMGLDGISKKCLPDPNLQLNGSNDADDSFAIAINKELKQEPDDLPCMIAGAGSSISQNNLMSDLNLNEQEWKELIDELNRSVPDEDMKDLFTEDFEEKKDVDPSNSAAQTPLPQDIIIKTEFSPADFEQEQMGSPQVRSSSSSGTTYMGTSSVPVSAASPAAGNSQSMFQPSNQSVTENPNQSMMQSSNQPQNVQRPLSSSLLSGQSTGSAKEMSSAKQLQQIAAKQKRDQLLQNQQQVHQPNQISSWQQSGPSHSPLAVPYTIENPTSPSVYQQDFSNQKLMMSNMPNKSSPRAGGNFHGGNMLSHQPNSLNQTSVSSQSSVLDYGNTKPLSHYKECGQGVTIPGQNKTPMLAYMPQQRQQPTLPHMNDEQNGMFVMKQKPGNIAYRPLVPHSQDQNPSASVPRIPVSVPGPGVNAQPPNVSMAGNHGNTAYLNNQQQAAVMKQHQMLLDQREQQQKHLLMEQQKQFLMGRRQLLAEQEKQRHHQEQQLQRHLTRPPPQYQDQTQNPYQQQVGQFTGSSPAMAGVNNLGQSNSSSPRMFPQTQNMIQIGAGHSSVSSNSAQQDRGVTQYTSMQNIQRGGLYNMAPGMTQMVPQHANPSANGQPQMQRQPGLAQGTALPAGYGQSSLGNASISHQHSKGALNSTLSKPQMARMPTAIGAQNPSWQHQGRSNMNNQAQGNSGLGTFTASSTFHMQQTHLKMTNQQFAQGMPQVSLNTSRPMASMNSAVSGQMLSSISAQQRTNPPTQQPVPSQQVLPGMSQAVPDLTTFSQNQNQQLPNRANLHCSQGYPVRTAGQELPFAYSNQSGNNGLQSLTGDTDIIDSLLKNRTSEEWMNDLDELLGNH